GGCCGCTGGAATCGTTCACCTTCACCAGCAGCGTGCCCGGCACGTCCGGGTTCACGTTCTGCACCGTGAACGTCCACACGGCGCCGTCGGCCGACACCGCGCCGAAACCGTCCACCGCGTACACGCGCCAGTGGTACGTGCGCGCGTCGAGCACCCCGTCGTCCGGACCCAGCACGATGTACGGCGATTCGAGGTTCTCGCGCACAATCGCGCCCGAACCGAAATCGCCGTCCTCGTCCACCTCGACGCGATACGTCACGCCGTCGGGATCGCTGACTTCGTTCCACAACAGCAACACCGGCGTGTGCACGATATCCGTGTCTTCCGGACGCACCAGTTCGGGCGCGGGCGGCGGCTCGTTGCCGTCGGATTCGCGGTAGACCGTCGTCACGAGGTGCGTGCTCGTCATGCGCTTCTGCGTCACGGGATCGGTCTCTTGGACGAAGTAGAAGACCTTGTAGGTCCCCGCTGTGTTGAACGCCGTGCCGAACACGTTCGGCGGCCAGCGAAAGATCCCGTTCGCGAGGTCGCTGGACACTTCATCCGCATCGAAGCGGGTCAGGGCCACTTCCTGCGCGCGGTCTTCTTCGGGCGTGCCTTCCGCAATCGGCGTGCCGCCCGCGTAGGCCGGGGATTTCACCTCGACCCACGCCGTGCAATTGTTCGCCGGGCGTTTGTCGCAAAGCCCTTCGAGCGTCGCCATCGGCGCGCCGATGGTGAGGGTTACGGTCGGCGTCACGCCGGTCCAACTCGCCCAACCGGCCTCGTTCACGCCGTAACCCAAGGTCAACACGTGGCCTACCGCGCCGTCTTGGCCCGGCAAGGGCGAGAGGCCGCCCGAAGTGGCCGCCCCGTCGCCGTTGTCGTCGTAGGCCGGACGCTGCGTCTCGGTCGCGCCGGAACCGTTGGTGGCGTTGGCCGTGTACTCGGCCATCTTGCCGCTGGCGGTCTCGAAGGCCACGCGCAGGGTCTTGCCGCCCAGCAGTTCGCGGAACAGTTCCGTCGTGAACGCTTCGCCGTCGCGGCGATTGTCCGCCGGGTCCATCACGCCGCGATGGGACACCTGCTCGGTCACGGTGCTGGTCACGACCACGCGGCCCGCGCCGGACACGACCGGGATGAAGCTGCCGGAGTGGCAGCCGCCGTACACGAACACGCGCTTCTCGTTCGCGGCGGGATAGCCGACAAGCGATGTTTCCAATGTATCCAGCCAGCCGTCGAGGTCCGCGGGGGTGATGTACCATGTCGCATCGAAGGCGCCGGAATAGACGTAGAACTTGTTCACGCTGCCGTGGTCCACGAACACGATATACAACGGCGCGGCGGCCGCGCGGAGCTTGTCCCGCGCCCATTCGGTCACCTTCGCCGCGACTTCCGCCTTGGTGGGCGTCGTGTCCGAGACGACGATATCCGTCGGAATGGATGACGGCGCGCCACGGAAGTAGTAGATGTCTTCCGTCGCAATCCCGCGCGCCCGAAGGACGCGGTACACGCCATCCGTCGTCTTGGCGTGCTCGACCTGGCCTTCGCCCAGCGCGTTGTACTTGCCCTGGACGATGATCGCATACCCCGCGCGATCCTTCAGCGTCAGCCGGACGCTCTCCGGCAGGTCATAGCCCGTGGACGCCGCCGGACGGAAATCGTTGTCCCCCGCGAAGTCCGCCCGGAACTGCCAGGTGCCGGGCATGTCGAATATCCAGTTTGCCGCCACGAAATCCGATGGCAAGAAGACCGCTGTGCCCGTTGCGTCCGTCATTTTGGTCAGCGGCGTCAACGAGGCGCCGTTCGGCTTCTTGGTGTACAACTTGACCGTGCGATTCGCGCACAGACTGCTCAATTCGGACGGGAAGCCCGTCGTAAACGTCACTGTTGCCTGAAGATTTGCGTAGTTTACGGGCGCGGAAGAGGCGTTCAGCACGAGGGAAACGGACGGTTGCGCCTTGGCGACCGTAATATTCGCCGCAATGCTCGTGGCCGTCATGTACGTTGCGTCGCCGGGCCAGTTGGATGTCAAGGACCACGCCGTGCGTCCCTCGGACGCTTCATTCGGGTAGAACGTCTTCGTGTACTGGCCGCTCGTAAAGATGGTGCCTTCCGGGAACAGATCGGATGCCGTGCCGGACGGCGAGACGCTATGGAAGGCCACGGTCCCGGAGCCGGTCGGAGTCGGCGTGATTTGCCCGGAGACCGTCACGCTCTGGCCCAATGTAATGCTGGACGGTTCTTTCACGACGAGCGAAATGGCCGATGGCGTCGTGCCGCCTAGGACGATGGTGCAATGCACCGAGTCCACGGGCGTGCCGGACAGGTCCGTGTCGCTGGGCGTCACGACGCAATACCACTGGTCGTCGACCTGCGTGTCCGTGTTCGAGACGGTGCTCTGCGTCGCTGCGCTGAAATCGTCATGCCGGAACAATGCGAACGATCCCGCCGACGGCTTCCGGTACCAATCGTACGCGTACACCACGGCATCGCCATCCGGGTCCACGCTTGGCGTCGAAACTTGGCACATCAGATTGGCCATGTCGCCTTGGAGCGACGGAAACGACAAAGCAAGTGTCCCCGGGGCGGCGTTGTCCAGCGTACTCAACGTTGTCCCAGGACCGGGTGCGGTATCGATGTCTTCACCGTTTCGTGCGACGACCCTGAACGTATACGCGGTGTTCCTGTCCAAACCTGTAGCGCGCTTCATCGCCCATCCATTCGCCGGCTGGTAGATGGGCAATGCTCCTATCGAGCCGTCGGCTTGCACCCACATATTGCCGCTGACGGATGGGGTAACCTGAATGGCATAGAGCGTGTATGAGGGATTGCCGTCTCCGGCAGTGATAATTACGTCAAGCGCGCGGGCGTTGGCGGGATGCGTGCCGGGCCTTACAACCATCGGAGCCAAGGGCACGGCCGCAGCCGTATACTTTGATGCCGTCATGGGAGGCGTCTCAACGCCGTCACCATTGCGAGACTTGCCACTGAAAACATACTGGGTGTTGGGAGTCAGACCCGTGGAGGCCCATGGTGTATTGTCTTGTTGCCAACCGGAATTGGATGAGAGGGTTGTATTCGTAAAATGCAGCCCTGAAGAACCGGAAGATAAGTTACTCGGCGTGATTGTGGACGAAACACTTATCGTATTGA
The nucleotide sequence above comes from Candidatus Hydrogenedentota bacterium. Encoded proteins:
- a CDS encoding carboxypeptidase regulatory-like domain-containing protein, with product MTASKYTAAAVPLAPMVVRPGTHPANARALDVIITAGDGNPSYTLYAIQVTPSVSGNMWVQADGSIGALPIYQPANGWAMKRATGLDRNTAYTFRVVARNGEDIDTAPGPGTTLSTLDNAAPGTLALSFPSLQGDMANLMCQVSTPSVDPDGDAVVYAYDWYRKPSAGSFALFRHDDFSAATQSTVSNTDTQVDDQWYCVVTPSDTDLSGTPVDSVHCTIVLGGTTPSAISLVVKEPSSITLGQSVTVSGQITPTPTGSGTVAFHSVSPSGTASDLFPEGTIFTSGQYTKTFYPNEASEGRTAWSLTSNWPGDATYMTATSIAANITVAKAQPSVSLVLNASSAPVNYANLQATVTFTTGFPSELSSLCANRTVKLYTKKPNGASLTPLTKMTDATGTAVFLPSDFVAANWIFDMPGTWQFRADFAGDNDFRPAASTGYDLPESVRLTLKDRAGYAIIVQGKYNALGEGQVEHAKTTDGVYRVLRARGIATEDIYYFRGAPSSIPTDIVVSDTTPTKAEVAAKVTEWARDKLRAAAAPLYIVFVDHGSVNKFYVYSGAFDATWYITPADLDGWLDTLETSLVGYPAANEKRVFVYGGCHSGSFIPVVSGAGRVVVTSTVTEQVSHRGVMDPADNRRDGEAFTTELFRELLGGKTLRVAFETASGKMAEYTANATNGSGATETQRPAYDDNGDGAATSGGLSPLPGQDGAVGHVLTLGYGVNEAGWASWTGVTPTVTLTIGAPMATLEGLCDKRPANNCTAWVEVKSPAYAGGTPIAEGTPEEDRAQEVALTRFDADEVSSDLANGIFRWPPNVFGTAFNTAGTYKVFYFVQETDPVTQKRMTSTHLVTTVYRESDGNEPPPAPELVRPEDTDIVHTPVLLLWNEVSDPDGVTYRVEVDEDGDFGSGAIVRENLESPYIVLGPDDGVLDARTYHWRVYAVDGFGAVSADGAVWTFTVQNVNPDVPGTLLVKVNDSSGRPMTGVTVQVMGQPQPAVSNAPGTYYQDLEQSTYSVQITKPDYATVELADVGVLSGEVTQRQVQLLSTQWNGWASQPQPHKGYTGTNHTFSVTPACGPGLLTFQWKWDDGSKAEQFGPATQTWALTNLTPAHAGTYWCEVTYEGTPHETNHVTLEVADHLAITQNPTGGTVNAGSPFTFTVQTEGGFAPLSYQWKKDGTAVPGAPNANQFPIPYATPSNAGAYTVTVSDAKVGGDILTSDEAQLTVAGQALPIAGALALAILAALTAGIGLARSRWR